The following proteins are co-located in the Acidimicrobiales bacterium genome:
- a CDS encoding acyl-CoA dehydrogenase family protein produces MSDPSFALNDDQLQIQQWVHDFSRDVIRPAAPEWDEREEFPWPVVQEAAKIGLYGWDFMAQAMMGDDTGLTMPVALEELFWGDAGIGLSIMGSALAAAGIAASGTGEQLGEWVPQCYGDADDVKLGAFCSTEPDAGSDVAAMRTRAVYDEAKDEWVLNGTKTWITNGGIADVHVVVAVVDPELGSKGHASFVVPPGTPGLSQGQKFAKHGIRASHTAEVILDDVRVPGACLLGGKEKLDERLARVREGKPGNAQAAMQTFEATRPAVGAQAIGIARAAYEFSLDYAKERVQFGRPIIQNQSIAFMLADMATEIDAARLLVWRAAWLGKQRQFKNAEGSMAKLKAGRVAVWSTERAMQILGGYGYVTDYPVERFHRDAKIYDIFEGTEQIQQLVISRAISGMRIE; encoded by the coding sequence ATGTCTGACCCGTCCTTCGCCCTCAACGACGACCAGTTGCAGATCCAGCAGTGGGTGCACGACTTCTCCCGCGACGTCATCCGCCCGGCGGCGCCCGAGTGGGACGAGCGCGAGGAGTTCCCGTGGCCGGTCGTGCAGGAAGCCGCCAAGATCGGGCTCTATGGCTGGGACTTCATGGCCCAGGCAATGATGGGCGACGACACGGGCCTCACCATGCCGGTCGCGCTCGAGGAGCTGTTCTGGGGCGACGCCGGCATCGGGCTGTCGATCATGGGCAGCGCCCTCGCCGCGGCCGGGATCGCCGCATCCGGTACCGGCGAGCAGCTCGGCGAGTGGGTGCCGCAGTGCTACGGCGATGCCGACGACGTCAAGCTCGGGGCGTTCTGCTCCACCGAGCCCGACGCCGGCTCCGACGTCGCCGCCATGCGCACCCGCGCCGTCTACGACGAGGCCAAGGACGAATGGGTCCTCAACGGCACCAAGACCTGGATCACCAACGGCGGCATCGCCGATGTGCACGTCGTGGTAGCGGTGGTCGACCCCGAGCTCGGGTCGAAGGGCCATGCCAGCTTCGTCGTTCCTCCGGGCACGCCGGGTCTGTCCCAGGGCCAGAAGTTCGCCAAGCACGGCATTCGGGCCAGCCACACCGCCGAGGTGATCCTCGACGACGTGCGGGTTCCGGGCGCCTGCCTGCTCGGCGGCAAGGAGAAGCTCGACGAGCGCCTGGCTCGGGTGCGCGAGGGCAAGCCGGGCAATGCCCAGGCTGCCATGCAGACCTTCGAGGCCACCCGACCCGCGGTCGGTGCCCAGGCCATCGGAATCGCTCGGGCGGCCTACGAGTTCTCGCTCGACTACGCCAAGGAGCGGGTGCAGTTCGGCCGTCCGATCATCCAGAACCAGTCGATCGCGTTCATGCTGGCCGACATGGCCACCGAGATCGACGCTGCTCGTCTGCTCGTGTGGCGCGCCGCCTGGCTGGGCAAGCAGCGTCAGTTCAAGAACGCCGAAGGTTCGATGGCCAAGCTCAAGGCCGGCCGGGTCGCGGTGTGGTCCACCGAGCGGGCCATGCAGATCCTGGGTGGCTACGGGTACGTCACCGACTACCCGGTCGAGCGGTTCCACCGCGACGCCAAGATCTACGACATCTTCGAGGGCACCGAGCAGATCCAGCAGCTCGTGATCAGCCGAGCGATCTCGGGCATGCGCATCGAGTAG
- a CDS encoding thioesterase family protein: MDFREMMALEPHGMDTYVGTGPSYPWGGLYGGQIVAQALWACGDTVEERFLPHSLHAYFIRSGDTNEPTRFEVDRLRNGRSFATRQVVARQSGGAILTMIASFHAAEDEVSVQAKPMPDAPLPDQLELDSWSDMFDRTVVAPEPSGTRRRAWLRIVGDLGEDPLLHACGLAYVSDDLPTESLIALHPAWNPDRESESDSDWGFMNASLDHSIWFHRPARADDWHLEDFTPGGLDGARGLTTGELFAHDGTHIATVAQEVLLRERRKR, translated from the coding sequence ATGGACTTCCGCGAGATGATGGCCCTCGAACCCCACGGCATGGACACCTACGTGGGGACCGGCCCGAGCTATCCGTGGGGCGGCCTCTATGGAGGACAGATCGTCGCCCAGGCGCTGTGGGCCTGCGGCGACACCGTCGAGGAGCGCTTCCTCCCCCACTCGTTGCACGCCTACTTCATCCGCTCCGGCGACACGAACGAGCCGACCCGGTTCGAGGTCGACCGGCTGCGCAACGGCCGCTCCTTCGCCACTCGACAGGTGGTGGCCCGCCAGTCGGGGGGTGCCATCCTCACCATGATCGCCAGCTTCCACGCCGCCGAGGACGAAGTGTCCGTCCAGGCCAAGCCGATGCCCGACGCTCCCCTCCCGGACCAGCTCGAGCTCGATTCGTGGTCGGACATGTTCGACCGGACCGTCGTCGCACCCGAGCCGTCCGGCACGCGCCGACGCGCCTGGCTGCGGATCGTCGGCGATCTGGGAGAGGACCCACTGTTGCACGCCTGTGGCCTCGCCTACGTCTCCGACGACCTCCCCACCGAGTCCCTGATCGCCCTGCACCCGGCATGGAACCCCGACCGCGAGTCCGAGTCGGACAGCGACTGGGGATTCATGAACGCGAGCCTCGACCACTCCATCTGGTTCCACCGCCCGGCGCGGGCCGACGACTGGCACCTGGAGGACTTCACGCCTGGGGGACTCGACGGCGCACGGGGACTCACCACCGGCGAGCTGTTCGCCCACGACGGCACCCACATCGCCACCGTCGCCCAGGAGGTGCTGCTCCGCGAGCGGCGGAAACGCTAG
- a CDS encoding aminodeoxychorismate synthase component I — MSLAPTTASRGNPLPSGPFEAVRHHLGCEWTPTEVALALGDEPHAFALVGSWLDSGAVLGSRPALVLDPTSGLDPFTVLDQVETTDAGPGVFGGWVGYLGYQAGRLVERLPGSPPRPHPLPDWWLAWHDHVLRFDPDSGWWFEALVSPSRSPVIERRHDHLRAVLRGNPPPSRPVRCAPFRPTPTGNDHRKAVRRALELIGAGDIYQANVCLRLSSQLLEGDPLDAFAAGSSQLAPRQAAHLDLGGARTVTSLSPEQFLRRRGDQVTTSPIKGTRRRDPSLGATDPARHELTASAKDRAENVMIVDLMRNDLGRVCRPGSIKVPRLLDIEAHPGLWHLVSEVTGHLSEGVGDGALMRATFPPGSVTGAPKVRAMEVIAEVEATGREVYTGAIGMVSPVAGAEWSVAIRTFEHSGDDIWLGVGGGIVAESDPDAELAECISKASPLVEALGGSVDPGRHG, encoded by the coding sequence GTGAGCCTGGCCCCGACCACCGCGTCCCGTGGCAACCCGCTGCCGTCGGGCCCCTTCGAAGCGGTCCGACACCACCTCGGCTGCGAGTGGACGCCGACCGAGGTCGCGCTCGCACTCGGGGACGAGCCTCACGCGTTCGCGCTCGTCGGCTCCTGGCTCGACAGCGGGGCGGTGCTGGGGTCGCGTCCCGCCCTGGTCCTCGACCCCACCAGCGGACTCGATCCGTTCACCGTGCTCGACCAGGTGGAGACGACCGACGCCGGACCCGGGGTCTTCGGGGGCTGGGTCGGATACCTCGGCTACCAGGCCGGCCGACTGGTCGAACGGCTCCCCGGCTCACCGCCCCGACCGCACCCACTCCCCGACTGGTGGCTGGCCTGGCACGACCACGTGCTGCGCTTCGATCCCGACAGCGGCTGGTGGTTCGAAGCCCTGGTCAGCCCGTCACGGTCGCCGGTGATCGAACGCCGCCACGACCACCTGCGCGCCGTCCTGCGGGGGAACCCGCCACCGAGCCGTCCGGTCCGGTGCGCGCCGTTTCGACCCACCCCCACCGGCAACGACCACCGCAAGGCGGTGCGTCGGGCCCTCGAGCTCATCGGCGCGGGCGACATCTACCAGGCCAACGTGTGCCTCCGCCTGTCCTCCCAACTGCTCGAGGGCGACCCGCTCGACGCGTTCGCCGCCGGGTCGTCTCAGCTGGCCCCGCGGCAGGCGGCCCACCTCGACCTCGGCGGGGCCCGGACGGTCACCAGTCTCTCGCCCGAGCAGTTCCTCCGGCGCCGCGGCGATCAGGTCACCACGTCGCCCATCAAGGGCACCAGGCGCCGCGACCCGAGCCTCGGTGCCACCGATCCTGCACGCCACGAGCTGACGGCGTCGGCCAAGGACAGGGCCGAGAACGTGATGATCGTCGACCTCATGCGCAACGACCTCGGCCGGGTGTGCCGACCGGGATCGATCAAGGTGCCACGGCTGCTCGACATCGAGGCCCACCCCGGCCTGTGGCACCTCGTGTCGGAGGTGACCGGCCACCTGTCGGAGGGGGTCGGCGACGGCGCACTGATGCGGGCGACGTTCCCACCCGGCTCGGTCACCGGGGCGCCCAAGGTACGGGCGATGGAGGTCATCGCCGAGGTCGAGGCGACCGGACGCGAGGTCTACACCGGCGCCATCGGCATGGTCAGCCCGGTCGCCGGCGCCGAGTGGAGCGTGGCGATCCGAACGTTCGAACACTCCGGCGACGACATCTGGCTGGGGGTCGGCGGCGGCATCGTGGCCGAGTCGGACCCCGACGCCGAGCTGGCCGAGTGCATCAGCAAGGCCAGCCCGCTCGTCGAGGCGCTGGGCGGCTCGGTCGACCCGGGCCGCCACGGCTGA
- a CDS encoding TetR/AcrR family transcriptional regulator: MTQTQVAAPGRRMRAADRREQLLRVAARMLSDPATSSASMDDIAAAAGVTKPVLYRHFPSKRALVQQVLGDGIERLRKTLSEAVADASTPREQVELGFVAFFRFIEAEPGSHDLLFSGNVWTQSGFAQELADFKTSVAEGVSPMIDVPGIDGTLRRFFGAAIVGMCDQAARQWVQDGCVPSAEEAAADLTELAWSGLRGLAPRT, from the coding sequence GTGACGCAGACTCAGGTCGCGGCGCCCGGGCGTCGCATGCGGGCGGCAGATCGGCGCGAGCAGCTCCTCCGAGTAGCCGCCAGGATGCTGTCCGATCCCGCCACCTCCAGTGCATCCATGGACGACATCGCGGCCGCGGCCGGAGTGACCAAGCCCGTCCTCTACCGGCACTTTCCATCCAAGCGGGCGCTGGTGCAGCAGGTACTCGGCGACGGCATCGAACGGCTGCGCAAGACGCTGTCCGAGGCGGTCGCCGACGCCTCGACGCCCCGCGAACAGGTCGAGCTGGGCTTCGTTGCGTTCTTCCGGTTCATCGAGGCCGAGCCCGGTTCACACGACCTGCTGTTCTCGGGCAACGTCTGGACCCAGTCCGGGTTCGCCCAGGAGCTCGCCGACTTCAAAACCAGCGTCGCCGAGGGCGTGAGTCCCATGATCGACGTTCCCGGCATCGACGGCACCCTTCGACGCTTCTTCGGCGCGGCCATCGTCGGCATGTGCGACCAAGCGGCGCGGCAGTGGGTCCAGGACGGCTGTGTCCCCAGCGCCGAGGAGGCCGCGGCCGATCTCACCGAGCTGGCCTGGAGCGGGCTGCGGGGTCTCGCGCCCCGCACCTGA
- a CDS encoding Zn-dependent alcohol dehydrogenase, with the protein MTDSAAPTGSAKAAVLNEVDTPLQIRDDVTVAAPQEGEVRIKMVASGVCHSDLSVQNGTIPLATPLVLGHEGAGIVSEVGPGVADREVGDHVVLSWVPQCGECYFCQRDQGFLCEKNAAVSLAGMLDGTKRFSTPDGELGQMAYCGTFASEAIVPSISTVKIPKDVSLNAAALIGCGVLTGVGAAINTADIHEGDAVAVIGCGGVGLNVIQGARIAGAGTIIAVDMFDSKLELAREFGATDVVNASDGDPVAKVQELTGGRGADVSFEVIGLGPTIDQAINMARTGGEVVLVGVPRLDVMMNLNAAFTFLYTAKTIKGCWYGSANVDRDVPKMIEWYQKGELKLDELISREISVDEVNEAFEAMGSGEVARSVIVH; encoded by the coding sequence ATGACCGACAGCGCCGCACCCACCGGCTCGGCCAAGGCCGCAGTGCTCAACGAGGTCGACACACCGCTGCAGATCCGCGATGACGTCACCGTCGCCGCTCCTCAGGAGGGCGAGGTCAGGATCAAGATGGTCGCCTCCGGCGTCTGCCACTCGGACCTATCGGTCCAGAACGGCACGATCCCGCTGGCCACACCGCTGGTGCTCGGCCACGAAGGCGCCGGCATCGTCAGCGAGGTCGGGCCCGGCGTGGCCGACCGCGAGGTCGGCGACCACGTCGTGCTGTCGTGGGTCCCCCAGTGCGGCGAGTGCTACTTCTGCCAGCGCGACCAGGGCTTCCTGTGCGAGAAGAACGCAGCGGTGAGCCTCGCCGGGATGCTCGACGGCACCAAGCGCTTCTCCACCCCCGACGGCGAGCTCGGCCAGATGGCCTACTGCGGCACCTTCGCCAGCGAAGCCATCGTGCCCTCCATCTCCACGGTCAAGATCCCCAAGGACGTGTCGCTCAACGCCGCCGCCCTCATCGGCTGCGGGGTACTCACCGGCGTGGGCGCGGCGATCAACACCGCAGACATCCACGAAGGAGACGCGGTGGCCGTCATCGGCTGCGGCGGGGTCGGCCTCAACGTCATCCAGGGCGCCCGCATCGCCGGCGCGGGCACGATCATCGCCGTCGACATGTTCGACTCCAAGCTCGAACTGGCCCGCGAGTTCGGGGCAACCGATGTGGTCAACGCGAGCGACGGCGACCCCGTCGCCAAGGTCCAGGAGCTGACCGGTGGACGCGGAGCCGACGTCTCCTTCGAGGTCATCGGTCTCGGTCCCACCATCGACCAGGCCATCAACATGGCCCGCACCGGTGGCGAGGTCGTGCTCGTGGGCGTGCCCCGCCTCGACGTGATGATGAACCTCAACGCCGCGTTCACCTTCCTCTACACCGCCAAGACCATCAAGGGCTGCTGGTACGGATCGGCCAACGTCGACCGCGACGTCCCCAAGATGATCGAGTGGTACCAGAAGGGCGAGCTCAAGCTCGACGAGCTCATCTCCCGCGAGATCTCGGTCGACGAGGTGAACGAGGCGTTCGAGGCGATGGGTTCGGGCGAGGTCGCTCGCTCCGTGATCGTCCACTGA
- a CDS encoding glycosyltransferase family 4 protein, producing MSTCAIVSFRLGLTDGVSIVAGTWQRALTSLGFEPYTVAGEGPVDLTVAGLAIDATEPPSTSELDAALADADLVVVENLLTIPLNLPASRALASVLRGRPTVVHHHDPPWQRDRFAGIDELPATDPAWRHVTINLLTRQQMAERGIEATTIYNGFDPDPAPGDRFRTRKRLDVADGEVLVVHPVRAIARKQIPVAVDLCEQLGATYWLVGPPEEGYAQELERVLAGARCRVIREQTIDAPDFYAAADAVVFPSTWEGFGNPPVEAATHRRPAAVGDYPVAAELSDLGFRWFGCDDPEPLRSFLASPDPQLLDHNREVARTHLSIDVMTQRLAELLSGAGWLP from the coding sequence GTGTCGACCTGTGCCATCGTCTCGTTCCGCCTCGGACTGACCGATGGTGTGTCGATCGTGGCCGGGACCTGGCAGCGAGCGCTCACCAGCCTCGGCTTCGAGCCCTACACCGTGGCCGGCGAGGGCCCGGTCGATCTCACCGTTGCCGGGCTGGCGATCGACGCCACGGAACCGCCGAGCACCAGCGAGCTGGACGCGGCGCTGGCCGACGCCGACCTGGTCGTGGTCGAGAACCTCCTGACCATCCCCCTGAACCTGCCGGCGTCGCGCGCCCTGGCGTCGGTGCTCCGTGGCCGACCAACGGTGGTGCACCACCACGATCCGCCCTGGCAACGGGACCGCTTCGCCGGCATCGACGAGCTCCCGGCGACCGATCCGGCATGGCGACACGTGACGATCAACCTGTTGACCCGACAGCAGATGGCCGAACGGGGCATCGAGGCGACCACCATCTACAACGGGTTCGACCCCGATCCAGCTCCCGGCGACCGGTTCCGCACGCGGAAGCGCCTCGATGTCGCCGACGGCGAGGTGCTGGTGGTCCACCCCGTACGGGCCATCGCCCGCAAGCAGATCCCGGTGGCGGTCGACCTCTGCGAGCAGCTCGGCGCCACCTACTGGTTGGTCGGTCCGCCCGAGGAGGGCTATGCCCAGGAGCTGGAGCGGGTGCTCGCCGGCGCCCGCTGCCGGGTGATCCGCGAGCAGACGATCGACGCACCCGACTTCTACGCCGCTGCCGACGCGGTGGTGTTCCCCTCCACCTGGGAGGGCTTCGGCAACCCACCCGTCGAAGCGGCGACCCACCGGCGACCAGCCGCGGTCGGCGACTACCCGGTGGCCGCCGAGCTGTCGGACCTCGGGTTCCGGTGGTTCGGGTGCGACGACCCCGAACCCCTGCGGTCCTTTCTCGCCTCGCCCGACCCGCAGCTGCTCGACCACAATCGCGAGGTGGCCAGGACCCACCTGTCGATCGACGTGATGACCCAGCGCCTCGCAGAACTGCTGTCCGGCGCGGGATGGCTCCCGTGA
- a CDS encoding DUF5317 family protein, whose translation MLLSAAVVTAGFVLGAINGGTLHSLVRTRGRFAPVAAGALVVLGVTRLGLLADAGAVLAIALIVLVAVALANLHLPGTGVLAVGIGANAVPVLLHGGTPVDPRALHAVGLGSDLAQQQVLTPTQHLAGPDTIWVLLGSAVPVPVVEVVVSFGDLIVAAGLMALVAHAMAQPVRAGIPVRQILEDGPFTIDLTDAPAPTERPAGGSGSAEAGTVPACRPVPSSRSASD comes from the coding sequence ATGCTCCTCAGTGCTGCTGTGGTCACGGCCGGGTTCGTGCTCGGTGCGATCAACGGGGGAACGCTGCACAGCCTGGTCCGCACCCGCGGACGGTTCGCGCCCGTCGCCGCCGGGGCGCTCGTGGTTCTGGGCGTGACGCGCCTGGGGCTCCTGGCCGATGCGGGTGCCGTGCTCGCCATCGCCCTCATCGTCCTCGTGGCGGTCGCTCTGGCCAACCTGCACCTGCCGGGGACAGGGGTCCTCGCCGTGGGCATCGGCGCCAACGCCGTGCCGGTGCTGCTCCATGGCGGGACACCGGTCGATCCACGGGCGCTGCACGCGGTCGGCCTCGGCTCCGATCTGGCCCAGCAACAGGTCCTCACCCCCACCCAGCACCTGGCCGGACCGGACACGATCTGGGTGCTGCTGGGCAGCGCGGTGCCGGTACCGGTGGTCGAGGTGGTCGTGTCCTTCGGCGACCTCATCGTCGCCGCCGGGTTGATGGCACTGGTGGCCCACGCCATGGCGCAGCCGGTCCGTGCCGGGATCCCCGTTCGTCAGATCCTCGAGGACGGACCCTTCACCATCGACCTCACCGATGCGCCGGCCCCGACCGAGCGGCCGGCCGGCGGGAGCGGGTCCGCAGAGGCGGGTACGGTGCCGGCGTGTCGACCTGTGCCATCGTCTCGTTCCGCCTCGGACTGA
- a CDS encoding septum formation family protein → MKIAAPRRRWAMVALVVLASGACGDYVGDDLRAGEYAPRDAVVFGDADGRTMDDSAAGSVEPQPAEPAQLESGACFEDLDDPPLQAFERGEPVGIVPCDAPHRYELYAEVPLPAETGEPWPGEAAAEERARLACAEAFERFVEIEWEESSLDYLALAPSASQWDHGEAMASCALFDLGLTPLVGSMAGSGL, encoded by the coding sequence GTGAAGATCGCTGCTCCCCGGCGCCGGTGGGCGATGGTCGCCTTGGTCGTCCTGGCGTCCGGGGCGTGCGGCGACTACGTGGGCGACGACCTGCGGGCCGGCGAGTACGCGCCGCGCGACGCGGTGGTGTTCGGCGACGCCGACGGGCGGACCATGGACGACTCCGCGGCGGGATCGGTCGAACCCCAACCGGCCGAGCCTGCCCAGCTCGAGAGCGGTGCGTGCTTCGAGGATCTCGACGATCCGCCGCTGCAGGCCTTCGAGCGGGGCGAGCCGGTGGGAATCGTGCCCTGCGATGCACCCCACCGCTACGAGCTGTACGCCGAGGTTCCGCTCCCCGCCGAGACGGGCGAGCCCTGGCCGGGCGAGGCAGCCGCCGAGGAGCGGGCTCGCCTGGCCTGTGCCGAGGCGTTCGAGCGCTTCGTCGAAATCGAATGGGAGGAGTCGAGCCTCGACTACCTCGCCCTCGCCCCCAGCGCCTCGCAGTGGGACCACGGCGAGGCCATGGCCTCGTGCGCGCTGTTCGACCTCGGGCTCACCCCGCTGGTCGGCTCCATGGCCGGCAGCGGCTTGTGA
- a CDS encoding septum formation family protein, with protein MDRHRLLWPLLVTLALVAGCSADDDDQAEPPTSQRQPDPETSTTTTTTEAPAAPPRAMNTLDPPLANAAATNDPAVDELDDGRVPLGALQVGDCVDLPDLDGLAELDGPDGVEVVDATPRRCDEPHDAEAFARMSLNENPDAPFPGDEHVLAAADRKCLEAFGGYMGVGYVDSELEIVHIRPNAAAWTRGDRVLVCAAASVDSEPLVGSVAGSP; from the coding sequence ATGGATCGACACCGATTGCTCTGGCCCCTGCTGGTCACCCTCGCGCTGGTCGCGGGATGCAGCGCCGATGACGACGATCAGGCCGAGCCGCCGACCTCGCAGCGCCAGCCCGACCCCGAGACATCGACGACCACGACCACCACCGAGGCCCCGGCGGCACCACCCCGCGCCATGAACACCCTCGATCCACCCCTCGCCAACGCGGCGGCGACCAATGACCCAGCAGTCGACGAACTGGACGACGGCCGGGTCCCACTGGGCGCCCTGCAGGTCGGCGACTGCGTCGATCTGCCCGATCTCGACGGTCTGGCCGAGCTGGACGGTCCTGACGGTGTCGAGGTCGTCGACGCCACGCCGCGTCGCTGTGACGAGCCCCACGACGCCGAGGCCTTCGCCCGGATGTCGCTCAACGAGAACCCCGACGCCCCCTTTCCGGGCGACGAGCACGTGCTGGCCGCCGCCGACCGGAAGTGCCTCGAGGCCTTCGGTGGGTACATGGGCGTCGGGTACGTCGACAGCGAGCTCGAGATCGTGCACATCCGTCCGAACGCAGCCGCCTGGACCCGTGGCGACCGGGTGCTGGTGTGCGCGGCGGCGTCGGTCGACTCGGAGCCACTCGTCGGCTCCGTGGCCGGTTCCCCGTGA
- a CDS encoding sortase, with product MTVRLSHRTARVLGATGRTLIGFGIITLLFVAYQLWGTGLQHSRAQDQLESDFAAQLESSGTARPTTTTTEPRPERGLGSSGPVQFPGVTTTTTEPEPVDPEVLASLAPTRGEPVAQLRIPSIGVDETMVYGVRVPDLRKGPGVFPSNPMPGTPGNAAVAGHRTTYGAPFWSINEIAPGDEIVVTTLRGEFTYVAQSHTNDEGDEVGHFIVPASGVYVLDDFGDNRITLIACHPRGSARQRIIVTGILEEEPVEPPPEPEPRPDEDGDEQGDGGAELPAEPTTEPGPPADEGWGEGLNGDRSALVPTLMWGGLFGLGLAGAVVGGRLWRRWSVYLLSTPLLAWLLWNGFFYLDRLLPSY from the coding sequence GTGACCGTCCGCCTGAGCCACCGCACCGCCCGCGTCCTCGGTGCGACCGGTCGCACCCTGATCGGCTTCGGGATCATCACCTTGCTCTTCGTCGCCTACCAGCTGTGGGGCACCGGGCTCCAGCACTCACGTGCCCAGGACCAGCTCGAGTCGGACTTCGCCGCCCAGCTCGAGAGCTCCGGCACCGCCCGCCCCACGACCACCACCACCGAGCCGCGTCCCGAGCGGGGTCTCGGTTCCAGCGGCCCGGTCCAGTTCCCGGGCGTCACCACCACCACGACCGAGCCCGAACCGGTCGATCCCGAGGTCCTCGCGTCCTTGGCTCCCACCCGAGGCGAGCCGGTGGCCCAGCTGCGGATCCCCTCCATCGGCGTCGATGAGACGATGGTCTACGGGGTACGCGTGCCCGATCTCCGCAAGGGGCCGGGCGTGTTCCCGAGCAACCCGATGCCGGGGACTCCCGGCAACGCGGCGGTCGCCGGCCATCGCACGACCTACGGCGCCCCGTTCTGGTCGATCAACGAGATCGCCCCCGGCGACGAGATCGTCGTCACCACGCTGCGGGGCGAGTTCACCTACGTGGCCCAGTCCCACACCAACGACGAGGGCGACGAGGTCGGACACTTCATCGTCCCGGCCAGCGGGGTGTATGTCCTCGACGACTTCGGCGACAACCGCATCACGCTCATCGCCTGTCATCCGAGAGGTAGCGCCCGCCAGCGGATCATCGTCACGGGCATCCTCGAAGAGGAGCCGGTCGAGCCACCGCCCGAGCCCGAGCCTCGACCCGACGAGGACGGCGACGAACAGGGCGACGGGGGCGCCGAGCTCCCCGCCGAGCCGACCACCGAACCCGGGCCGCCTGCCGACGAGGGCTGGGGCGAGGGTCTCAACGGCGACCGCAGCGCCCTGGTGCCGACCTTGATGTGGGGAGGCTTGTTCGGGCTCGGCCTCGCCGGCGCCGTCGTCGGTGGGCGCCTGTGGCGTCGCTGGTCCGTCTACCTGCTGTCGACGCCGCTGCTCGCCTGGCTGCTGTGGAACGGGTTCTTCTACCTCGACCGGCTCCTTCCATCGTACTGA
- the ccmA gene encoding heme ABC exporter ATP-binding protein CcmA, with protein MEPVIHFRSAVSLLGRFPALAGVDLAVEPGEIVLLRGPNGAGKSTLLKVCAGLAPVSSGDARVLGFDLVEDRHSIRGRVGLLGHATFLYDELTVADNVAFWARAARADLDDAHHAMARMGLAGRLRDVSVSRLSAGQRRRVAIAVLLARRPELWLLDEPHAGLDADGRDLLDGLVVEAARAGATVLFASHELDRAHSVAQRIVTLAGGVVTADEVMDPLPGEAHRVP; from the coding sequence ATGGAGCCGGTCATCCACTTCCGCTCGGCGGTGTCGCTCCTCGGTCGGTTCCCGGCGCTGGCCGGCGTCGATCTGGCGGTCGAACCCGGCGAGATCGTGCTCCTCCGCGGACCCAACGGTGCCGGCAAGTCCACCTTGTTGAAGGTGTGTGCGGGCCTGGCCCCGGTCTCGTCCGGCGATGCGCGCGTCCTCGGGTTCGATCTGGTCGAGGACCGTCACTCGATCCGTGGTCGCGTGGGGCTGCTCGGCCACGCCACGTTCCTCTACGACGAGCTCACGGTGGCCGACAACGTCGCGTTCTGGGCCCGAGCGGCGCGGGCCGACCTCGACGATGCGCATCACGCCATGGCACGCATGGGTCTGGCCGGCCGGCTCCGGGACGTGAGCGTGTCGCGCCTGTCGGCCGGTCAACGTCGACGGGTCGCGATCGCGGTGTTGCTGGCCCGCCGCCCCGAGCTGTGGCTCCTCGACGAGCCCCATGCCGGACTCGATGCCGACGGACGGGACCTGCTCGACGGTCTGGTGGTGGAGGCGGCCCGAGCGGGCGCGACCGTCCTGTTCGCCTCCCACGAGCTCGACCGTGCCCACTCGGTGGCCCAGCGCATCGTGACCCTCGCGGGGGGCGTCGTGACCGCCGACGAGGTCATGGACCCCCTGCCCGGGGAGGCCCACCGTGTTCCGTGA